ATGACTATAACAGGAGACCGCAAGGCGTAATCTAATTCTAGTTGGGCCTCACTTTTTGTGGTTCAATAGCATGGCTCGAAGATCCGCTGGATCAATTTCGGCCGAGCATTTTTCGGGCCTATAGTAACCCGTTACAGGGTCCGGGGCCCAAGTCGTAGAGGCCCCACCCTCTTCTTGCATCACGGTCCGCCCGTTCATTTTCTCCATCAGACCACTCCTACACCCTCCCCTGCCAGACACCGACTCATTTG
Above is a genomic segment from Mangifera indica cultivar Alphonso chromosome 3, CATAS_Mindica_2.1, whole genome shotgun sequence containing:
- the LOC123210433 gene encoding late embryogenesis abundant protein Lea5-like — encoded protein: MAPSLSQAKLLIASVADRLSLSITRRGYAAAAANESVSGRGGCRSGLMEKMNGRTVMQEEGGASTTWAPDPVTGYYRPEKCSAEIDPADLRAMLLNHKK